The following are from one region of the Deinococcus sp. Leaf326 genome:
- a CDS encoding branched-chain amino acid ABC transporter substrate-binding protein, which yields MKLSSTEAAATYLQEEVKAKSVFVVSDNTAYGNGLATSLQANIKRRNIALSGYAGVSDPAGIAAAIKRISDAGPDVVYFGGSDDIGAPLVKALRAAGIKALFMGGDGLDAPSFAQRAGASATGVVYSTVYGSVDSYSGSEVFTRQYQAKYKVAPSGRALMAYEAMNVLLNAIDSTLQPGGALPSRARVSEAVRKVKFDACVNKSALLCENISGPMAFDDTGERMRSRVWLMRLGPSSKASIITVKTVSADSLR from the coding sequence ATGAAGTTGTCATCTACTGAGGCCGCGGCCACCTATCTGCAAGAGGAAGTCAAGGCCAAGAGCGTCTTCGTCGTTTCTGACAACACCGCTTACGGCAATGGTCTGGCCACTTCGCTTCAGGCGAACATCAAGCGCCGGAACATCGCGTTGAGCGGCTATGCGGGCGTTTCAGACCCGGCTGGTATCGCGGCGGCCATCAAGCGAATCAGCGACGCCGGCCCAGACGTGGTGTACTTCGGCGGCAGTGATGATATCGGTGCCCCACTGGTGAAAGCACTCCGTGCAGCCGGGATCAAGGCCTTGTTTATGGGGGGCGACGGGCTGGATGCACCGAGCTTCGCTCAACGTGCAGGAGCAAGTGCGACGGGCGTGGTGTATTCCACAGTCTATGGGTCTGTGGATTCCTACTCGGGAAGTGAGGTGTTTACCCGGCAGTATCAGGCGAAGTACAAGGTTGCTCCCAGTGGGCGCGCACTAATGGCCTACGAAGCGATGAATGTTCTTCTGAATGCGATTGACAGTACCCTACAACCCGGTGGGGCACTTCCAAGCCGTGCGCGGGTAAGCGAAGCAGTGCGCAAAGTGAAGTTTGATGCTTGTGTCAACAAAAGCGCACTCCTGTGTGAGAATATCTCTGGACCTATGGCGTTTGATGACACAGGTGAACGCATGCGTTCCCGTGTATGGCTGATGCGGCTTGGTCCTTCTTCCAAAGCGAGCATCATCACTGTCAAGACTGTGTCGGCGGACAGTCTGCGCTGA